The Quercus robur chromosome 7, dhQueRobu3.1, whole genome shotgun sequence genome has a segment encoding these proteins:
- the LOC126691422 gene encoding uncharacterized protein LOC126691422: MAHFNQEEGEAICNIPLSRRQVSDSVYWKHNKDGIFTVKLAYKVARAQLKKVDWAESSSGSGGSKVWAAIWKLQIPNKIKVFGWRACHDILPTRRNLKKKRILLDDDVWHGSVRALQKCGTGQIDFVALLEYLLDRLDKTKVELWLVQAWLIWNQRNRVMHGGKLMELSCLNRRATELLEEFQQSQVSLHADVAVGATQQAVYKLNYDAAVFEDSASSGFGAVIRNSTGEVMVAMTVKGPAVQGSDMAELLACRKALEFAIDAGFTMLIVEGDSVNATRWIASSTDNQSAIGHVVGDIRHLIGALEWASVSYIKRNGNRVAHVLARYAQNVNVDLFWMEEVPSVAVEYVNTDASLI; this comes from the exons ATGGCTCACTTCAATCAGGAAGAGGGGGAAGCTATATGTAATATACCTTTAAGTCGAAGGCAAGTCTCTGACTCTGTTTATTGGAAGCATAATAAGGATGGCATTTTCACAGTGAAGTTAGCTTACAAGGTTGCAAGAGCTCAGTTAAAGAAGGTGGATTGGGCTGAATCATCATCAGGTAGTGGAGGTAGTAAGGTGTGGGCTGCTATATGGAAGCTACAGATCCCCAACAAGATAAAGGTGTTTGGGTGGAGGGCGTGTCATGATATTCTCCCTACTAGAAGGAACCTCAAGAAGAAACGGATTTTGTTGGATGAT GATGTTTGGCATGGTAGTGTAAGGGCTTTGCAGAAGTGTGGGACGGGCCAAATTGATTTTGTAGCTCTATTGGAGTATCTGCTGGATCGGCTGGACAAAACAAAGGTGGAGCTGTGGTTAGTGCAGGCATGGCTGATTTGGAACCAGCGGAACAGAGTAATGCATGGAGGCAAATTAATGGAATTGAGCTGCTTGAATAGGCGTGCAACTGAGTTGCTTGAGGAGTTCCAGCAGTCACAAGTCAGTTTACATGCGGATGTGGCGGTAGGTGCGACTCAGCAG GCTGTGTACAAGCTCAACTATGATGCAGCGGTGTTTGAGGATTCTGCTAGTTCTGGGTTCGGTGCTGTGATCAGAAACTCTACTGGAGAAGTTATGGTTGCGATGACAGTTAAGGGCCCGGCAGTCCAGGGAAGTGATATGGCTGAACTACTCGCATGTCGTAAAGCGCTAGAATTCGCCATTGATGCTGGTTTCACGATGCTTATAGTGGAAGGGGACAGTGTCAATGCTACAAGGTGGATTGCTTCAAGTACAGATAACCAGTCAGCTATTGGACATGTTGTTGGAGACATCCGGCATCTGATAGGAGCTTTGGAATGGGCTTCTGTGAGTTACATTAAGAGAAATGGTAATAGGGTAGCACATGTGCTTGCTAGGTATGCCCAAAATGTTAATGTTGATTTATTTTGGATGGAAGAGGTTCCATCAGTTGCTGTTGAGTATGTAAACACTGATGCTTCCTTGATTTAA
- the LOC126691423 gene encoding uncharacterized protein LOC126691423, whose translation MDVYDFLFFFFGRGSCGELLVECQFSLNGYWLLWQSSTNNFGTGAFGYGQNEELLADSENQLQSSDTSGSIAWSRDDVFAKVMDKEHKGRIRGVGFGPTPSGQSSKTALTDSEIRLSKARDDEIAQLKASLATMEEKLAGFDEMKEKVSQFEEMEQRMEERMEQRMARLLQQMQQTTQCNQDPSPVEQSPPLPRSSAASHQPRSL comes from the exons ATGGATGTATatgacttccttttttttttttttgggagaggtTCATGTGGTGAGTTGCTTGTAGAATGTCAATTTTCTCTTAACGGTTATTGGTTGTTGTGGCAAAGTAGCACCAACAATTTTGGCACTGGTGCCTTTGGTTATG GACAAAATGAGGAATTGTTGGCTGACTCTGAGAATCAATTGCAGTCATCTGACACAAGTGGTAGTATTGCATGGTCAAGAGATGATGTGTTTGCCAAAGTGATGGATAAGGAGCACAAAGGTCGCATTCGTGGGGTAGGATTTGGTCCAACCCCAAGTGGTCAAAGTAGCAAGACTGCTCTCACGGACAGTGAAATACGATTAAGTAAAGCAAGGGACGACGAAATTGCACAATTGAAGGCTTCCTTGGCTACTATGGAGGAGAAACTAGCAGGTTTTGACGAAATGAAGGAAAAAGTTAGTCAATTCGAAGAAATGGAGCAAAGAATGGAGGAAAGAATGGAGCAAAGAATGGCTCGCCTGCTTCAACAGATGCAACAAACTACACAATGCAATCAG GATCCTTCTCCGGTCGAACAATCTCCACCTCTCCCCAGATCATCAGCTGCATCTCATCAACCAAGAAGCTTATAA